A DNA window from Acomys russatus chromosome 7, mAcoRus1.1, whole genome shotgun sequence contains the following coding sequences:
- the LOC127192271 gene encoding olfactory receptor 52L1-like, translating to MTLVSFHSSFSALLMMALSNSSWRHPQAPFFLVGIPGLEQSQHWIALPLGVLYLLALVGNVTIIFMIWTDSSLHQPMYLFLVMLAAIDLVLASSTGPKALTVLLAHAHEIGYIVCLTQMFFIHAFSSMESGILVAMALDRYVAICHPLRHSTILHSGIIGRIGMAVLVRGLVLLIPFPILLQNLVFCRATVISHAYCEHMAVVKLACSETTVNRAYGLSVALLVVGLDVLAIGVSYGLILQAVLKVPGGEARLKAFSTCGSHVCVILIFYVPGMFSFLTHRFGHHVPHHAHVLLAMLYLLVPPALNPLVYGVKTRQIRQRVLRVFYGKASI from the coding sequence ATGACTCTGGTGTCTTTTCACTCTTCGTTCTCTGCGTTGTTGATGATGGCCCTAAGCAATTCCAGCTGGAGGCACCCCCAAGCCCCTTTCTTCCTAGTAGGGATTCCAGGCTTGGAGCAAAGTCAGCACTGGATAGCGTTGCCCCTGGGTGTCCTTTACCTCCTGGCTCTAGTGGGCAACGTGACTATTATCTTCATGATCTGGACCGACTCATCTTTGCACCAACCTATGTACCTCTTCCTGGTCATGCTCGCTGCTATTGACCTGGTCCTGGCTTCTTCCACTGGGCCCAAAGCCCTCACAGTGCTCCTGGCTCATGCCCATGAGATTGGGTACATTGTCTGCCTGACTCAGATGTTCTTCATTCATGCCTTCTCCTCCATGGAGTCAGGCATACTTGTGGCCATGGCTCTGGATCGCTATGTCGCCATCTGCCACCCACTGCGTCATTCCACCATCCTGCACTCAGGGATTATAGGCCGTATTGGGATGGCGGTGCTGGTGCGGGGATTGGTCCTCCTCATCCCCTTTCCTATCCTATTGCAGAACCTTGTCTTCTGCAGAGCCACTGTCATAAGCCATGCCTATTGTGAGCATATGGCTGTGGTTAAACTTGCCTGTTCTGAAACCACAGTGAATCGAGCCTATGGGCTGTCGGTGGCACTGCTGGTGGTTGGGCTAGATGTCCTGGCCATTGGCGTTTCCTATGGCCTCATCCTCCAGGCAGTGCTGAAGGTCCCAGGGGGGGAAGCCAGACTCAAGGCCTTCAGCACATGTGGGTCTCATGTTTGTGTCATTCTCATCTTCTATGTCCCCGGAATGTTCTCCTTCCTCACTCACCGCTTTGGCCACCATGTTCCCCATCATGCCCATGTTCTGCTGGCCATGCTCTATCTCCTTGTGCCCCCTGCCCTCAATCCTCTTGTTTATGGTGTGAAGACTCGACAGATCCGTCAGCGAGTGCTCAGGGTGTTTTATGGGAAAGCTTCGATTTGA
- the LOC127192005 gene encoding olfactory receptor 52K1-like — protein MVLSNNSHLLPHTFFLSGIPGLTAAHVWVSIPFCFMFVLSLAGNAVLLSLIWTEHRLHQPMFLFLAMLSFVDLVLSLSTLPKMLAIFWFGATAISSYACLSQMFVIHAFSAMESGVLVAMALDRFVAICNPLHYATILTPEVVTKIGGLVALRGVGLTIFFPSLACRLSYCDSHTIAYTYCEHMAVVKLACGATTVDSLYAFAVAIFLGVGDVAYIAYSYGNIVKTVMRFPSPEARGKAGSTCTAHVCVILFFYGPGFLSVVMQRFGPSTASAAKVILANLYLLFPPALGPIVYGVKTKQIRECLFSIISPKEDRTNLTVVFVN, from the coding sequence ATGGTTCTTTCCAATAACTCTCATCTTCTTCCACATACTTTCTTTTTGTCTGGCATTCCAGGACTGACTGCTGCCCATGTTTGGGTATCTATTCCCTTCTGCTTCATGTTTGTCCTGTCACTAGCTGGGAATGCAGTCCTGCTTTCTCTCATCTGGACCGAGCACAGGCTTCACCagcccatgtttttgtttcttgcaaTGCTCTCTTTTGTTGACCTGgtcctctccctctccactctGCCCAAGATGCTGGCTATTTTCTGGTTTGGTGCTACAGCCATCAGCTCCTATGCCTGTCTGTCCCAAATGTTTGTAATCCATGCATTCTCTGCCATGGAATCAGGGGTGCTGGTGGCCATGGCCTTGGATCGCTTTGTGGCTATTTGCAACCCATTGCATTATGCCACCATCCTTACCCCTGAAGTGGTTACCAAGattggaggcctggtggcactgcgAGGTGTGGGTTTAACCATCTTCTTTCCAAGCCTGGCCTGTCGACTGTCTTACTGTGATTCACATACAATTGCATACACCTACTGTGAACACATGGCAGTGGTGAAGTTGGCCTGTGGGGCCACAACTGTGGACAGTCTCTATGCCTTTGCTGTGGCAATCTTTCTCGGTGTGGGGGATGTGGCCTATATTGCCTATTCTTATGGGAATATTGTGAAGACAGTGATGCGTTTTCCTTCACCAGAGGCACGTGGCAAAGCAGGAAGCACATGCACAGCCCATGTCTGTGTCATCCTCTTCTTCTATGGACCAGGCTTTCTTTCTGTGGTCATGCAGCGCTTTGGGCCATCCACAGCCTCTGCTGCCAAGGTCATCCTTGCCAATCTCTACTTGCTTTTCCCCCCGGCTTTGGGCCCCATTGTATATGGGGTTAAGACCAAGCAGATCCGAGAGTGTCTGTTCAGTATTATAAGCCCCAAAGAAGATCGAACCAATTTGACTGTTGTTTTTGTCAACTGA